The nucleotide window TTCACGCAGGGTGCGCGCGAAAAGAGCGGCATCGGCCCGGTCGCCGTGGATGCAGATGGTATCCGCCGCCAGCCGGAGCTCGCCCCCATCCGCCGTCCGGGTGCGCCCCTCCGACGCGATCTCCACCGCGCGCCGCACCGCATCGTCCGCATCCTCGATCATCGCCCCCGGCGCGCCGCGGCGGACGAGGGAGCCATCCGCCGCGTATCCCCGGTCCGCGAAGGCCTCGCGCGCGAAGCGGAGCCCGGCGCCCTCCGCGGCGCGCTGCAGCTCGCTTCCCGGCAGGCCGAAGAGGATGAGCCGCGCGTCGAGGTCGCGGACGGCGCGGGCGATCGGCTCCGCGAGGGCGGCATCGGCGCAGGCCATGTTGTAGAGCGCGCCGTGCGGCTTCACGTGGCGCAGCCTGGTGCCGGCGGCCGTGGCGAAGGCGGCGAGCGCGCCCACCTGGTACAACACCAGGTCGTACGCCTCCTGGGGCGAGATCCTCATCTCGCGCCGCCCGAAGCCGGCCAGGTCCGGAAGTCCCGGATGCGCGCCGATCGCCACCCCGTGCTCCAGCGCGGCGGCCACGGTGCGGCGCATCACGGAAGGATCACCCGCATGCGCGCCGCACGCCACGTTGGCCGAGGTCACGAACGGGAGCACCCCCGCATCGTCGCCCATCCTGTAGGCGCCGAAGCTCTCTCCCAGATCGCAATTGAGGTCGATCGTGCGATTCATCCGAGGTCTCATGTAAGCCAAACCGCATCTCACGCGGAGACGCGGAGACGCAGAGAGAACTACAACCACAGAGAACCCCTTTTGCTGTTCTTTCTCTGTGTCTCTGTGTCTCTGTGTGAGCCCTGCAGTTGCAGTTCTCGGCGCCTCCGCGCCTCCGCGTGAGACCCGTCGTTCAGATTCCCGCGCTGCGCAGACGAAGGGCGTCCGCGAGCAGGGTGAGGGCGAGCTCTCGCGCACGAAGAAGCCGGTGCGCTTCCTCCAGCGTCGTCATACGAAAGCGAAGGTGGTCGCCGGGGCGAAGCTGCGCCA belongs to Longimicrobium sp. and includes:
- a CDS encoding 5-oxoprolinase subunit PxpA, producing MNRTIDLNCDLGESFGAYRMGDDAGVLPFVTSANVACGAHAGDPSVMRRTVAAALEHGVAIGAHPGLPDLAGFGRREMRISPQEAYDLVLYQVGALAAFATAAGTRLRHVKPHGALYNMACADAALAEPIARAVRDLDARLILFGLPGSELQRAAEGAGLRFAREAFADRGYAADGSLVRRGAPGAMIEDADDAVRRAVEIASEGRTRTADGGELRLAADTICIHGDRADAALFARTLREGLERSGVRVAAPLSGG